In the genome of Arabidopsis thaliana chromosome 4, partial sequence, the window AAGAGTGTAAGCAAATGTTTCCTGTCATTGGAAGTGGAAGATTTACTACCGCACCTGTAATTACTGAAAATGGTCAACCCAACTATGATCCTCTTGTACTTCAGGAAATAAATTTAGGTAAAATTTTGCCTTTCTATTACGGAAATTTAATGTTGAACTCTTACATAAACTTGTAATAGGCATTTGAAGTTTTCATGTGGCTTTCTCAGGTACAAACTCAAatggttcagttttttttaaagagcTCACAAGTCGTGGACctcttgataaaaaaattatccaATGGCTGCTAACACTTCACCAGATAGGTTAGCGACTGATCATGGCCTCCTTTATCGCCGGCTAGACTATACTGAATATCTGGTTCACTCAGTTGCTTAATGTATGTTTTTCAGGTCTTGATGTGAACCGTACAGACAGGGCCTTGGTATTTTATGAGAAAAAGGAGAACTTATCGAAGCTCTGGGATATTCTGTCTGTTTACGCCTGGATAGACAACGATGTCGGGTATTGTCAAGGTAAAACCGAATGTATATATCATTGTATCATTTGTTTGAAAACCAGTTTTACTTGAGAAATTCTTATCTATATACTGGTGATCTGATCAGGAATGAGTGATCTTTGTTCCCCAATGATTATTCTTCTTGAAGACGAAGCTGATgcattttggtgttttgaacGGCTCATGCGTCGATTGGTACTCACCTTACACATATTCTCaatgtatttgtgtttttggtatGGACTGTTTACATCTGTCTCTCTGCAATCAGGTTGTATtaaacatgttttattttttcgaaTTGAAAAGCGAGGAAATTTCCGTAGTACCGGGAGATCTGTTGGAGTTGAAGCTCAACTTACTCATTTGTCTTCAATTACTCAGGTTGTTGACCCCAAACTTCACCAACATCTAGGTACTACAGTACTACTACTACTGCAATTTCTttgcatatatgtatatattcaGCGGTTAATCGAGTGCTGGGTCATAAATGCAGATAAACTTGGGGGAGGTGACTATCTCTTTGCCATCCGGATGCTAATGGTTCAATTCCGAAGAGAATTCTCATTTTGCGACTCTCTGTACCTTTGGGAGGTAATGATACTGATTTTTTGTCTCACTCTCTCTTATATGTATTTGATCTCATGCCAAACACTATTCCTGCAGATGATGTGGGCCCTCGAGTATGACCCCGATcttttttatgtatatgagGCGCATCAATGCGGGAATGAGAAAACAGAAGGGTTAAAAGGTAAACCGAAGTCAATTAAGCAATGTGGAAAGTATGAGAGGCAAAACATGAGGAATGGAGGAAAAAGTGCAGAAGGTCCTTTACCTATATCGGTATTTCTAGTGGCCAGTGTCTTGAAAGACAAGAGTTATAAGCTAATGACTGAAGCTCGTGGACTCGACGATGTTGTTAAGATACTTAACGATACGACTGGGAACTTGGATGCCAAAAAAACATGTTCTGGAGCCATAAAAATTCACAAGAGATATCTAAGAAAGGTTATTTCTATGTTTCTTTGATCTGCCTGGGCTTCTGTCTCTCTCAAAGTTTTGTCTGAAAGTTCTCTCTTCTGTGGTCTTCTCTCTTATTGCAGGCTAAGAAATAGCATTGGTAAACATTCATGATTCTGCCGCCGAATCATGAGAAGCTTTCTTTTGTAATTCGCTAAATCTGGGGAGGAACCGAATCTTCCTATCGTTTTTTCTAACGATTTTTTTGGGTGGAAGCTGGGAGAACCTTGGAGCCTTGAATAACCCTtaacacacatacacacacacaagaaaaatatacttaGTAAGCTGTTCATAAAAGTTTATGTTGTATCCCttcatatataaacaaacatgGTTTTTGTTACTAAcgggaaaataaaaaggaaagagattgTTCTTAAGTTTACAAATGATCATTTTATGttctaaaagaagaaatattttgaaacttggGGTAAGAAGTGTTTCAGATAAATATCTGGATCGTGTTGATTTGaccagaaacagaggaaatcgGTTTATGAAGTAAAGAGGTCAAGAGGCCAAGAGTGTAATAATAACTAATGAGTGAGAATCAATCTGCTTTAGTTCCTTTCCGATTATGGATACAAGTTTCTTGGATCAACCAAAACTGTGAATAGAGAGATACATATACAAAACGTTCTCTTCAAGTTTCTTGAGCATGACATGGCTAAACAGAAATCAATTTACATAATTAACTAAAGCATCTACACACCAGTTAGTAAGCGATCAGTGATCGCATGAAATGTTGTGATCGCGAGAAGAATCGAAGGCAAGAATCGGATACCGGATAATCTCATCCCGGAACTCTTTTTAGGGAAATACTTAGGAAGCTCACATTCTTCTCCATTGAAGAAAACTCTCTTAGGAAATCCATCTCCTCCTATGATATTCAAACTCcccaaattcttcttcttaaacgAGATAACCGACTGCATTTTCCCGGGAATCTGCGGGTCTCTCGCAGGATTCGTTCCGTTTGTGATACCAATCAAGTAGTTCATACCAGGAAGTCCTTGGAAGAAAATGGTCTGGTTCTTAGGTGGAACTCTTGATCCATTAAAGGAGTAAATATTCTCATATCCTAAACCAGCTTTGCCTAAATCCAAAGCCCCAAACCAATCCTCCACTGCATTATTTCCCCAGTTAAACAAAGTTACTCTTGCGGACCACCCATTACCGTAATCCGAGTTAAGATGCCAGTTTAAGCTGATTCCGCAGTTGTCAGGACAAGGAAGTTTCTTTGGATAAGCCATGTGCTTCTGCTTTGCCCATACCTTTGCCTTGAGCGTTCGGTTATCAAACGGTACCAAGAGTGTGTCAGTAGGGAGGAGAAGCTGTCGGGCATTGGCGTTGCAAGTGTCGGTATCGATATCTTTGCAGCCGCAAGCGCAGGTGTTACAAGGAATGGCCGAGTCGTTGTAAAAGGCTGAGAAGGAGACGCAGCAACGTGCAGCTTGTGGTTTAGGCTTGGTTATATTGCAGATGACTTGCCAGCTGGCGATAGCGTAGGTTGTGGCTTGGAGACCGCTAGGGTCAGGGAACGGGGTCGCGTCCACCCGAATAGGTGGTCCGCATTTGTACGTCGGATTCACTATACCATCAATCTTCCAGTTTCGAGGAGGAAAGAATGCTGTTCTGTTCTGATCAGGTGGTACCTTGTAAACCTAaaccaaacatcaaaaccGGTTTAGTTGTCTTTAGACCTAAATTTAGTCACCAAACACTATAAATGGTAAGTTTTGGGGGAAAACCTGTAACTGGAAAATGGCTTTGGATTTAGAAGGATCCATGTGAGTGGGCAAAAGAGTGCCATTCTTGCAGCAGAAAGGCAATTTACCGGTGACATTATCGTCTTTACGCTCAGCTGGTAAATCTTTGATTATTGGTTTCTTCTGGCAATTAGCAACCTGAGAGAAATCAAGATCCCCGTAGAACTGTCCCGCCTTGCTGCTTAAGCATTCCAACGTGTTCTTCTCGGCCGCGTAGGCTCCACGCATCGAGTGGATGAACTCTCCTCGCATCCACTCCCATGTCAAGTTCCAATGGTCTAACCGTCCCAGCGGGCTAGTGTTATCTATAGTCACCTgtccaaaacaaatcaattttgGATTACGTTATGTATATATGACTCTCTCGAGGTTATATTGATACAATTGATGGATCCGGCGACTAACCTGCGCCATGTAGCTGCTTGCATAGGCTTGAAGAACGTCGTAGATTATGTTCAGGTCACCGTGTTGTCTAGGCATGAACTTGGTTTTCACCTTTTCTTTAGCTTTAAACTTTGGGTTCCTCTTGCAGCAAACTTGCATTGTACCGCCTACCGATGAAAATATACCGAACCAATCGAAAACTGGTCACTACAGATTGTTTCTTCTCGAACAAGAAACTAAGGTTTTTTTCATGAAATAGGTTTCGTTACCTTTAGAAGTAGCAGCAGGGCATTGCCATCCATCGTTTGTGAGCTTGATCGATTTCGGCATCGGCGTAGCTGTAcctttcccgccaaaaaccGTTCCGGTTATCTCGATATTGGTCGAGATCTGAGTGTAATCGCCAGCTGTCAGGATCGAGGTCTTTAGGTCCGTATTCTGAGACCCGATAAACGTAGTACCGTTGGTTGCATCGACCGGGAAGTCACCGTCAGATGAGACAGCTCCAGTCGCGGAAACGATGATCTCTCTGTGATGAAACCCTACGAACATTTGCCAACCTTTGACCTCTTCGATACCAGTGTTCACGATCATGGCCGTTGATTTAAAAGACCAAGCTTGAGCAGTCGCGTTTGTGGTGCGAGGATACAACTTTTCTCGGCCACCGGAACTGTAAGACATGTAAACTCCGTTGCAACGGGCCAGACCTGGCGGTGGAGTATCATCCTTCTTTGGTTCATCGTAGTCTTGAGCCAATGATAATGTCGGAAACTGAAGATTGATTAGAGGTAatagaaggagaaggaggttTAAATGGACGTAACggagcttcttcatctctatCGTGTTTCCCAAGTTTCTTAGGAAcgcaagaaagagaaaacagagaaaagagagatggtAATAAAACTTAAGCGAATTAGAGAGGCAGAGCATAACGGTTTCTCTTCCTCTAGTTTTCCCCTGTTTCTCCGGAGAAACAGAGATATTATACAAAAGAGAATATACTAATAACGTTAATCAGTAAATGTATAAGTACCAATTTCTGTATGTTTGtcacattttttctatattctATAGAAAATCTGGATTAGACTGATCCAAACCGCATATTCCTCTAAGTTAGttcattagaatttttttattaaactttttacaAAAGTTATAGAACCCTAATTAAGATTTACTAAAGCAACCATGATATCATATTCTTACACAAGACTTTGTGTGAACACCTTGTGAGCACCATAAATGGCAAACATTGTTTAACTTGAGGAATAAAGATTTACTAAAGCAACCATGATATCCatttcttttgtgtgtttattttattttctaatggtaagacaaacaacaattttaaacatatGGTATTTCATGTACTGTATATGGATGCAAGCCTAAGGATCTCAAACTAGTAAAATAAGAACAAGAAGGTATATGACCCAAACACCATCATGTTGCAGTGAGCACCTAAGGCTTTTAACTCTTGTTTTTGACAAACGATTTTACCCGAGAAACACAACTAAGAAACTGAGATCTCTTCCATGCCGCTAATTTCTTCAGTCAGCTGATGCTGTACTTTGGGCTCCAAGTCGATGAACTGGTTTGACTTGCTTGCTAGATGTGAGATACTAACTCTTCCTTGACGTTTGATGTAATCTGCAACCGCATTCATCTCTTCCATTGATATGTAAATGTATTTCCCTCTATCATCCATGACCCCCGAGAGCCGCCCTGAACAAAAGAGAATGGGTTCAGTTCTTAAGCGTCCCATCATTGTTTCACATCAGTGTCTCACCTGCTTATTCCTATTGCTTCGGGTTTACTATACCCATCGCAAATTACAGACTGCCAGATGAGACAAATGCTCTTTTTATAATTggatagagagaaaaataccAATGCTCTCCAAAGAGGCGATCCTGTTGATGCATTCCTAAGAGGACAAACAGTTGAATCAGACTAGAAAGCCATGACAAAAGGTATTCTTTAGTTTTCCACATAAATATGTAGCCAGATGATACCTGAGTACGTAGATGAAATTCTGCAGCGAGATCTTCAAGTGGAACACATTTCTGTTTCTGCAATCACATCACACAGCAAAAGGAAGGCTCAACATGTGGGTACATTGATATGGGCTGAAACAACATTTACATCTATACTTCATTGTGAGCGTGTTTCTATTGGCAACATTTGTATCTCCACTTTACTTTTCGTTTGTTTATATTCACAGAATAACGATTAGAATCGAAGATCAAAAAGTGTTTGGTATAGGGTTATTCAAGATAGATATACCTTTATGTATTCAACAAATTCTGAAAGCAAATCTTGATTCCCACCTTGCACTTCCTCTGTAGTACCTTCAGCATCAACTGAAAATTCCCCTTTCCA includes:
- a CDS encoding Ypt/Rab-GAP domain of gyp1p superfamily protein (Ypt/Rab-GAP domain of gyp1p superfamily protein; FUNCTIONS IN: RAB GTPase activator activity; INVOLVED IN: regulation of Rab GTPase activity; LOCATED IN: intracellular; CONTAINS InterPro DOMAIN/s: RabGAP/TBC (InterPro:IPR000195); BEST Arabidopsis thaliana protein match is: Ypt/Rab-GAP domain of gyp1p superfamily protein (TAIR:AT5G54780.1); Has 35333 Blast hits to 34131 proteins in 2444 species: Archae - 798; Bacteria - 22429; Metazoa - 974; Fungi - 991; Plants - 531; Viruses - 0; Other Eukaryotes - 9610 (source: NCBI BLink).), which produces MWGGAGEPADSYYQVRPECTDVPKTRFKIKPGKTLSVRKWQAVFVQEGSLHIGKTLRRIRRGGIHPSIRGEVWEFLLGCYDPMSTFEEREQIRQRRRLQYASWKEECKQMFPVIGSGRFTTAPVITENGQPNYDPLVLQEINLGTNSNGSVFFKELTSRGPLDKKIIQWLLTLHQIGLDVNRTDRALVFYEKKENLSKLWDILSVYAWIDNDVGYCQGMSDLCSPMIILLEDEADAFWCFERLMRRLRGNFRSTGRSVGVEAQLTHLSSITQVVDPKLHQHLDKLGGGDYLFAIRMLMVQFRREFSFCDSLYLWEMMWALEYDPDLFYVYEAHQCGNEKTEGLKGKPKSIKQCGKYERQNMRNGGKSAEGPLPISVFLVASVLKDKSYKLMTEARGLDDVVKILNDTTGNLDAKKTCSGAIKIHKRYLRKAKK
- a CDS encoding Ypt/Rab-GAP domain of gyp1p superfamily protein (Ypt/Rab-GAP domain of gyp1p superfamily protein; FUNCTIONS IN: RAB GTPase activator activity; INVOLVED IN: regulation of Rab GTPase activity; LOCATED IN: intracellular; CONTAINS InterPro DOMAIN/s: RabGAP/TBC (InterPro:IPR000195); BEST Arabidopsis thaliana protein match is: Ypt/Rab-GAP domain of gyp1p superfamily protein (TAIR:AT5G54780.1); Has 4127 Blast hits to 3971 proteins in 227 species: Archae - 0; Bacteria - 0; Metazoa - 2318; Fungi - 724; Plants - 626; Viruses - 0; Other Eukaryotes - 459 (source: NCBI BLink).) codes for the protein MWGGAGEPADSYYQVRPECTDVPKTRFKIKPGKTLSVRKWQAVFVQEGSLHIGKTLRRIRRGGIHPSIRGEVWEFLLGCYDPMSTFEEREQIRQRRRLQYASWKEECKQMFPVIGSGRFTTAPVITENGQPNYDPLVLQEINLGTNSNGSVFFKELTSRGPLDKKIIQWLLTLHQIGLDVNRTDRALVFYEKKENLSKLWDILSVYAWIDNDVGYCQGMSDLCSPMIILLEDEADAFWCFERLMRRLRGNFRSTGRSVGVEAQLTHLSSITQVVDPKLHQHLDKLGGGDYLFAIRMLMVQFRREFSFCDSLYLWEMMWALEYDPDLFYVYEAHQCGNEKTEGLKGKPKSIKQCGKYERQNMRNGGKSAEGPLPISVFLVASVLKDKSYKLMTEARGLDDVVKILNDTTGNLDAKKTCSGAIKIHKRYLRKVISMFL
- the COBL11 gene encoding COBRA-like protein 11 precursor (COBRA-like protein 11 precursor (COBL11); CONTAINS InterPro DOMAIN/s: Glycosyl-phosphatidyl inositol-anchored, plant (InterPro:IPR006918); BEST Arabidopsis thaliana protein match is: COBRA-like protein 10 precursor (TAIR:AT3G20580.1); Has 30201 Blast hits to 17322 proteins in 780 species: Archae - 12; Bacteria - 1396; Metazoa - 17338; Fungi - 3422; Plants - 5037; Viruses - 0; Other Eukaryotes - 2996 (source: NCBI BLink).), whose translation is MKKLRYVHLNLLLLLLPLINLQFPTLSLAQDYDEPKKDDTPPPGLARCNGVYMSYSSGGREKLYPRTTNATAQAWSFKSTAMIVNTGIEEVKGWQMFVGFHHREIIVSATGAVSSDGDFPVDATNGTTFIGSQNTDLKTSILTAGDYTQISTNIEITGTVFGGKGTATPMPKSIKLTNDGWQCPAATSKGGTMQVCCKRNPKFKAKEKVKTKFMPRQHGDLNIIYDVLQAYASSYMAQVTIDNTSPLGRLDHWNLTWEWMRGEFIHSMRGAYAAEKNTLECLSSKAGQFYGDLDFSQVANCQKKPIIKDLPAERKDDNVTGKLPFCCKNGTLLPTHMDPSKSKAIFQLQVYKVPPDQNRTAFFPPRNWKIDGIVNPTYKCGPPIRVDATPFPDPSGLQATTYAIASWQVICNITKPKPQAARCCVSFSAFYNDSAIPCNTCACGCKDIDTDTCNANARQLLLPTDTLLVPFDNRTLKAKVWAKQKHMAYPKKLPCPDNCGISLNWHLNSDYGNGWSARVTLFNWGNNAVEDWFGALDLGKAGLGYENIYSFNGSRVPPKNQTIFFQGLPGMNYLIGITNGTNPARDPQIPGKMQSVISFKKKNLGSLNIIGGDGFPKRVFFNGEECELPKYFPKKSSGMRLSGIRFLPSILLAITTFHAITDRLLTGV
- a CDS encoding DDRGK domain protein translates to MCETENGSGSEDEDEDEAGGTQARASKKKEKKRQEREAQRQAEEATRESRNTKQDWYAEMRRKKDEEREAEELKLEEEEKARQAKEEEAAALEFDKWKGEFSVDAEGTTEEVQGGNQDLLSEFVEYIKKQKCVPLEDLAAEFHLRTQECINRIASLESIGRLSGVMDDRGKYIYISMEEMNAVADYIKRQGRVSISHLASKSNQFIDLEPKVQHQLTEEISGMEEISVS